Proteins encoded together in one Polaribacter reichenbachii window:
- the panB gene encoding 3-methyl-2-oxobutanoate hydroxymethyltransferase — protein sequence MSTAKKQYKRITVKSLVDMKTNGEKISMLTAYDYTMAKILDKAGLDVLLVGDSASNVMAGHETTLPITLDQMIYHASAVVRAIDRCLVVVDLPFGSYQSDPKEALRSAIRIMKESGAHSIKLEGGKEIKESIKRILNAGIPVMGHLGLTPQSIYKFGTYTVRAKEEQEAEKLIEDALMLEKIGCFAIVLEKVPAALAKKVAESISIPVIGIGAGNGVDGQVLVTHDMIGMTHEFNPRFLRRYLDLFADMTGAFKSYVDDVKSGDFPNDKEQY from the coding sequence ATGTCGACAGCAAAAAAACAGTACAAAAGAATTACTGTAAAATCTTTGGTAGATATGAAAACAAATGGAGAAAAAATCTCTATGTTAACTGCTTACGATTATACAATGGCAAAGATCTTAGATAAAGCAGGTTTAGATGTTCTTTTAGTTGGCGATTCTGCTTCTAATGTTATGGCTGGTCATGAAACAACATTACCTATAACATTAGATCAAATGATTTATCATGCAAGTGCTGTAGTTAGAGCCATTGATCGATGTTTGGTTGTTGTAGATTTACCTTTTGGTAGTTATCAATCAGACCCAAAAGAAGCTTTACGTTCTGCAATTAGAATTATGAAAGAATCTGGTGCTCATTCTATTAAATTAGAAGGTGGTAAAGAAATAAAAGAGTCTATAAAACGTATTTTAAATGCCGGAATTCCGGTTATGGGGCATTTAGGATTAACACCACAATCTATCTATAAATTTGGAACGTATACTGTAAGAGCTAAAGAAGAACAAGAAGCAGAAAAATTAATAGAAGATGCTTTAATGCTAGAAAAAATAGGTTGTTTTGCAATTGTTTTAGAAAAAGTACCTGCAGCATTGGCTAAAAAAGTTGCAGAATCTATTTCTATACCAGTTATAGGAATTGGAGCAGGAAATGGTGTTGATGGCCAAGTTTTAGTTACCCATGATATGATTGGAATGACACACGAATTTAATCCTCGTTTTTTACGTAGGTATTTAGATTTATTTGCTGATATGACTGGTGCTTTTAAAAGTTATGTAGATGATGTAAAGTCTGGAGATTTTCCTAATGATAAAGAGCAGTATTAA
- a CDS encoding 2-hydroxyacid dehydrogenase, producing the protein MRVLHLDTNHTLLINQLNDLGFTNDEDYTSSKQEIEAKIHLYDGFIIRSRFKIDTSFLDKATNLKFIGRVGAGLENIDCDYATSKNIALIAAPEGNRNAVGEHSLGMLLSLFNKLNKADNEVRNGKWLREANRGIELDGRTVGLIGYGNMGKSFAKKLRGFDVDVICYDIKPNVGDENCQQVSLSELQANADVLSLHTPQTELTKNMIKAEFINNFKKNFWLINTARGTSVVTKDLVNALKTGKVLGAGLDVLEYEKSSFENLFSDDKMPDAFQYLIDSENVLLSPHVAGWTIESKERLAQTIVNKIKAEFC; encoded by the coding sequence ATGAGAGTTCTTCACCTAGACACAAACCACACACTTTTAATAAATCAATTAAATGATTTAGGTTTTACAAATGATGAAGATTATACTTCGTCTAAACAAGAAATCGAGGCTAAAATTCATTTGTATGATGGTTTTATCATCAGAAGTAGATTTAAAATTGATACATCATTTTTAGACAAAGCCACTAACTTAAAATTTATTGGTAGAGTTGGTGCTGGTTTAGAAAATATAGATTGCGATTATGCAACATCAAAAAACATTGCTTTAATTGCTGCTCCAGAAGGCAATAGAAATGCAGTTGGCGAGCATTCTTTAGGTATGTTATTATCACTTTTTAACAAGCTAAACAAAGCTGATAATGAAGTTAGAAATGGAAAATGGTTGCGTGAAGCAAACAGAGGAATTGAACTTGATGGAAGAACTGTAGGCTTAATTGGTTATGGAAATATGGGTAAATCGTTCGCAAAAAAATTACGTGGCTTTGATGTTGATGTAATTTGTTACGACATAAAACCTAATGTTGGTGATGAAAATTGCCAACAAGTTTCTTTATCAGAATTACAAGCTAATGCTGATGTTTTAAGTTTACACACACCACAAACTGAGCTTACTAAAAATATGATAAAGGCAGAATTTATCAATAATTTTAAAAAGAATTTTTGGTTGATAAATACTGCACGCGGAACATCTGTAGTTACCAAAGATTTAGTTAATGCTTTAAAAACAGGTAAAGTTTTAGGTGCTGGATTAGATGTTTTAGAATATGAAAAATCGTCTTTCGAAAACTTATTTTCTGATGATAAAATGCCTGATGCTTTTCAATATTTAATAGATTCAGAGAATGTGCTTTTATCTCCTCATGTTGCTGGCTGGACAATAGAAAGCAAAGAAAGATTAGCACAAACCATTGTAAATAAAATAAAAGCAGAATTTTGTTAA
- a CDS encoding response regulator transcription factor has product MKKTVLVFSLLILAILLLFQFSKYALISNDLQLEIIIGLIAIVFFFIGIFIHKKSLQKPVVSSSVINQKKIKELEISNREYEVLQKIAEGLSNKEIANDLFVSESTIKTHVSNILLKLNAKRRTQAIQIAKAYKII; this is encoded by the coding sequence ATGAAAAAAACAGTACTTGTTTTTAGCTTGTTAATTCTAGCAATTCTTCTTCTTTTTCAGTTTAGTAAATACGCTTTAATATCTAATGATTTACAACTCGAAATTATTATAGGATTAATTGCAATTGTGTTCTTTTTTATCGGAATATTTATCCATAAAAAAAGTCTTCAAAAACCAGTTGTTTCATCCTCAGTAATTAATCAGAAAAAAATTAAAGAGTTAGAAATTAGTAATCGAGAATATGAAGTTTTACAAAAAATAGCAGAAGGTTTATCTAACAAAGAAATTGCTAACGATTTATTTGTATCTGAAAGCACCATTAAAACACACGTTTCCAATATACTACTTAAATTAAATGCAAAGCGAAGAACACAAGCAATTCAGATAGCAAAAGCGTATAAAATCATTTAA
- a CDS encoding DUF4199 domain-containing protein, with the protein MKSTVLKFGSYGLLVGFIIFSLHLFFGVENLQNSTNEILGYISIFLSLSFIFFGIKHYRDKENDGLISLGKAIKIGLLISVLVAIGVAFADFIYTKFINPSFFTDYEQKLIAQGREKEIIEMTSTTAAIFMLILVTIIGFIISLISGIILQRKN; encoded by the coding sequence ATGAAAAGTACAGTTTTAAAATTTGGCTCTTATGGGCTTTTAGTAGGGTTTATTATTTTCTCTCTACATCTCTTTTTTGGTGTAGAAAATCTACAAAATTCTACCAATGAAATATTAGGTTATATATCTATATTTCTCTCTCTTTCTTTTATATTTTTTGGGATAAAACATTACAGAGATAAAGAAAATGATGGACTTATTTCTTTAGGAAAAGCAATTAAAATAGGTCTTTTAATCTCTGTTTTAGTAGCAATAGGAGTTGCTTTTGCAGATTTTATTTACACTAAATTTATAAATCCGTCCTTTTTTACTGACTATGAACAAAAGTTAATAGCACAAGGTAGAGAAAAAGAAATTATAGAAATGACAAGTACAACAGCTGCTATTTTTATGCTAATTTTGGTAACTATTATTGGTTTTATAATTTCATTGATTTCTGGAATTATTTTACAACGTAAAAATTAA
- a CDS encoding DUF1801 domain-containing protein — protein MQYKANSPEDYISQVPEERKETLHKLRKTIKDNLPEGFEEGMQYNFISYFVPHSVYPDGYHCNPKEPLPFMSFASQKNSVNFYHSGIYANKEIYDWFVAEYPKHCKRKLDMGKSCVRFKKLAEIPYELIAELVRKISVDEWINTYETALKKK, from the coding sequence ATGCAATACAAAGCAAATTCACCCGAAGATTATATTTCTCAGGTTCCAGAAGAACGAAAAGAAACTTTACATAAATTACGTAAAACTATAAAAGATAATTTACCTGAAGGCTTTGAAGAAGGTATGCAATACAACTTTATAAGCTATTTCGTGCCACATTCTGTATATCCAGATGGTTATCATTGCAACCCAAAAGAACCTTTACCTTTTATGAGTTTTGCATCGCAAAAAAATTCGGTTAATTTTTATCATTCTGGTATTTATGCAAACAAAGAAATTTACGATTGGTTTGTTGCTGAATACCCAAAGCATTGTAAACGTAAATTAGATATGGGTAAAAGTTGTGTGCGTTTTAAAAAGTTAGCCGAAATTCCTTATGAATTAATTGCAGAATTAGTACGTAAAATATCTGTTGATGAATGGATAAATACTTACGAAACTGCCTTAAAAAAGAAATAA
- a CDS encoding VOC family protein produces the protein MKNRVTGIGGLFFKSDDPKAAKDWYKKHLGFNTDDWGSTFWWKDKQGNDASTQWSPFAKKTDYFEPSKKDFMFNYRVENLVELLSELKKEGVTIVGEMQEFEYGKFGWILDNEGNKIELWEPVDQAFK, from the coding sequence ATGAAAAATAGAGTTACAGGAATTGGAGGTTTATTTTTTAAATCTGATGATCCGAAAGCAGCGAAAGATTGGTACAAAAAGCACTTAGGTTTTAATACTGACGATTGGGGTTCTACTTTTTGGTGGAAAGATAAACAAGGTAATGACGCTTCTACGCAATGGAGTCCTTTTGCCAAGAAAACAGATTATTTTGAACCCTCAAAAAAAGACTTTATGTTTAATTATAGAGTCGAAAATTTAGTAGAATTGTTATCAGAATTAAAAAAAGAAGGTGTTACTATTGTTGGAGAAATGCAAGAATTTGAATATGGTAAATTCGGCTGGATTTTAGATAACGAAGGTAATAAAATAGAACTTTGGGAACCTGTAGATCAGGCTTTTAAATAA
- a CDS encoding DoxX family protein, with protein MKFLSNYPTEVLILLFLIITFILSSVEKLLDWKGNVSFIKDHFKNSPLKNSVPLLLTILLVIEIIASVLMITGVFQIYISEAKEIALLGLELSAISLIFMLIGQRLAKDYPGAMSLAVYFIINLLGVYLLNN; from the coding sequence ATGAAGTTTTTATCCAACTATCCAACAGAGGTTTTAATACTCTTATTTTTAATAATAACTTTTATTCTATCTTCTGTTGAAAAGTTGTTAGATTGGAAAGGAAATGTTTCTTTTATAAAAGATCATTTTAAAAACTCGCCTTTAAAAAATAGTGTTCCCTTATTATTAACTATTCTTTTAGTAATAGAAATAATTGCATCTGTTTTAATGATAACAGGGGTTTTTCAAATTTATATTTCTGAAGCCAAAGAAATTGCTTTACTAGGTTTAGAGCTTTCTGCAATCAGTTTAATTTTTATGCTCATTGGGCAACGTCTCGCAAAAGATTATCCAGGAGCAATGAGCTTAGCTGTCTATTTTATCATTAACCTTTTAGGTGTTTATTTATTAAATAACTAA
- a CDS encoding class I SAM-dependent methyltransferase, producing the protein MNKKIDFYKDLKPFLECKDFTVSGEVYQVKKNEEFDMLVTVPIPENLGDYYKSEDYISHTDSKKSLFDKVYQSVKNITLKRKLKLMNSFTTSSKNILDVGAGTGDFLKVCANNSWNVYGTEPDIGARNIALKKGITLQEDLSTFKNNLFDVITLWHVLEHVENLEEYITTLNNLLSEKGRLVIAVPNYKSYDANYYQQFWAAFDVPRHLWHFSQNSISKLFAKEYMLVEKTLPMMFDAYYVSLLSEKYKVGAMKPISAFLKGFKSNLKAKTTKEYSSLIYVLKKK; encoded by the coding sequence ATGAATAAGAAAATCGATTTTTATAAAGATTTAAAACCTTTTTTAGAGTGTAAAGATTTTACGGTTTCTGGTGAAGTTTATCAGGTAAAAAAGAATGAGGAGTTTGATATGTTAGTTACAGTTCCTATTCCTGAAAATTTAGGAGATTATTATAAAAGCGAAGATTATATTTCTCATACCGATTCTAAAAAATCGTTGTTTGATAAAGTATATCAATCTGTAAAAAACATCACCTTAAAAAGAAAACTAAAGCTGATGAATTCTTTTACAACTTCATCAAAAAATATTTTAGATGTTGGTGCAGGAACAGGAGATTTTTTAAAAGTTTGTGCAAATAATTCTTGGAACGTTTACGGTACAGAACCAGATATTGGAGCCAGAAATATTGCTTTAAAAAAAGGAATTACTTTACAAGAAGATTTATCAACATTTAAAAATAATCTGTTTGATGTAATTACCCTTTGGCACGTTTTAGAACATGTAGAAAATTTAGAAGAATATATTACAACCTTAAATAATTTGCTTTCAGAAAAGGGTAGGTTGGTAATTGCAGTGCCAAATTATAAAAGTTACGATGCAAATTATTATCAGCAATTTTGGGCAGCTTTTGATGTTCCAAGACATTTATGGCATTTTTCTCAGAATTCAATTTCTAAATTATTTGCTAAAGAATATATGCTTGTAGAAAAAACTTTACCAATGATGTTTGATGCTTATTACGTTTCTCTATTAAGTGAAAAATATAAAGTAGGTGCAATGAAACCAATTTCTGCATTTTTAAAAGGATTCAAATCAAATTTAAAAGCAAAAACAACAAAAGAGTATTCTTCTTTAATTTATGTACTTAAAAAGAAGTAA
- the mnmG gene encoding tRNA uridine-5-carboxymethylaminomethyl(34) synthesis enzyme MnmG — translation MSLFSTTYDVIVVGGGHAGSEAAAAAANMGAHTLLITMNLQNIAQMSCNPAMGGIAKGQIVREIDALGGYSAIVTDKTAIQFKMLNKSKGPAMWSPRAQSDRMQFAEAWRTMLEQTENVDFYQDSVNGLLFDDDKIIGVKTALGLEIKAKTVVITAGTFLNGLIHIGEKTFGGGRAGEGASTGITEDLVAKGFESGRMKTGTPPRVDGRSLDYSKMLEQPGDENTEKFSYLPVTKNLVKQRSCYLTYTNLKVHELLKEGFDRSPMFNGRIKSTGPRYCPSVEDKINRFATKERHQIFVEPEGWTTCEMYVNGFSTSLPEDIQDKAIRAIEGFENVKFLRYGYAIEYDYFPPTQLKHSLETKLIKNLFFAGQINGTTGYEEAAAQGLMAGVNAALKVQEKEPFILKRNEAYIGVLVDDLITKGTEEPYRMFTSRAEYRTLLRQDNADLRLTPKAFELGLASKERMDRVLEKQRKTDLLIQFLEKTSVKQEEINPILEAKNLALVNQSMKLFKIAARPQLSFSDFKNVKKLSAFLEENSIDKEVIEQAEIHLKYSGYIAKEKNNADKLNRLENVMIPSSFNYQKVKSLSFEAREKLSKIQPTSISQASRISGVSPSDISVLLVYMGR, via the coding sequence ATGAGTTTATTTTCAACAACATACGATGTTATTGTAGTAGGTGGAGGTCATGCAGGAAGTGAAGCTGCAGCTGCAGCTGCAAATATGGGTGCACACACTTTATTAATTACAATGAACTTGCAAAACATTGCGCAGATGAGTTGTAATCCTGCTATGGGTGGAATTGCAAAAGGACAAATTGTAAGAGAAATAGATGCTTTAGGAGGTTATAGCGCTATTGTTACAGACAAGACAGCTATTCAGTTTAAAATGCTAAATAAATCGAAAGGACCTGCTATGTGGAGTCCAAGAGCGCAATCTGATAGAATGCAGTTTGCAGAAGCTTGGAGAACGATGTTAGAGCAAACTGAAAACGTAGATTTTTATCAAGATTCTGTAAACGGATTATTATTTGATGATGATAAAATTATAGGTGTTAAAACAGCTTTAGGTTTAGAAATAAAAGCAAAGACAGTCGTTATAACAGCTGGTACTTTCTTAAATGGATTAATCCATATTGGAGAGAAAACTTTTGGTGGAGGTAGAGCAGGAGAAGGAGCATCAACTGGAATAACAGAAGACTTAGTTGCTAAAGGTTTTGAGTCTGGTAGAATGAAAACAGGAACTCCTCCAAGAGTAGATGGTAGATCTTTAGATTATTCTAAAATGTTAGAACAACCAGGAGATGAAAATACTGAGAAGTTTTCTTATTTACCAGTAACTAAAAATTTGGTGAAACAACGTTCTTGTTACTTAACGTATACTAATCTAAAAGTACACGAATTATTAAAAGAAGGCTTTGATAGGTCTCCAATGTTTAATGGTAGAATTAAATCAACTGGGCCAAGATATTGTCCTTCTGTAGAAGATAAAATCAATCGTTTTGCAACTAAAGAAAGACATCAAATTTTTGTTGAACCAGAAGGATGGACAACTTGTGAAATGTATGTAAATGGGTTTTCAACTTCTTTACCAGAAGATATACAAGACAAAGCAATAAGAGCTATTGAAGGTTTCGAAAACGTGAAGTTTTTAAGATATGGTTATGCAATAGAATATGATTATTTTCCACCAACGCAATTAAAACATTCTTTAGAAACTAAGTTAATTAAAAACTTGTTTTTTGCAGGTCAGATTAATGGAACAACAGGTTATGAAGAAGCAGCTGCTCAAGGATTAATGGCAGGTGTAAACGCAGCTTTAAAAGTGCAAGAAAAAGAACCTTTTATTCTAAAAAGAAACGAAGCGTATATTGGTGTTTTGGTTGATGATTTAATTACAAAAGGTACAGAAGAACCTTATAGAATGTTTACTTCTAGAGCAGAATATAGAACATTATTAAGACAAGATAATGCAGATTTAAGATTAACGCCTAAAGCTTTTGAACTTGGTTTAGCTTCAAAAGAAAGAATGGATCGTGTTTTAGAAAAGCAAAGAAAAACAGATTTATTAATTCAGTTTTTAGAAAAAACTAGTGTTAAGCAAGAGGAAATAAATCCTATTTTAGAAGCTAAAAATTTAGCTTTAGTAAATCAATCCATGAAGCTTTTTAAAATCGCTGCAAGACCACAATTAAGTTTTTCTGATTTTAAAAATGTTAAAAAACTAAGTGCGTTTTTAGAAGAGAATTCAATTGATAAAGAAGTTATAGAACAAGCTGAAATTCACTTAAAATATTCTGGATATATTGCGAAAGAAAAGAACAATGCAGATAAGTTAAATCGTTTAGAGAATGTAATGATTCCTTCTAGTTTTAATTATCAAAAAGTAAAATCTTTGTCTTTTGAAGCTAGAGAAAAATTAAGTAAAATTCAACCAACTTCTATTTCTCAAGCAAGTAGAATTAGCGGAGTTTCACCTAGTGATATTTCTGTTTTATTAGTTTATATGGGTAGATAA
- the ybeY gene encoding rRNA maturation RNase YbeY gives MITFNYETDFKLKDEKSLENWINKIVIDKGFELGEINYIFCDDVYLHKLNVEFLEHDTLTDVISFDNSLGKLINGDIYISVERVEDNANDFKVSFDDELHRVMIHGVLHYMGFKDKSEEEKEEMRSEENKALSLFNLEKK, from the coding sequence ATGATAACGTTTAATTACGAAACAGACTTCAAATTAAAAGATGAAAAATCTTTAGAGAACTGGATCAATAAAATTGTTATTGATAAAGGTTTTGAATTAGGAGAAATCAATTATATTTTTTGTGATGATGTTTATCTTCATAAACTTAATGTTGAGTTTTTAGAACACGATACTTTAACAGATGTTATTAGTTTTGATAATTCTTTAGGTAAACTTATTAATGGAGATATTTATATTTCTGTTGAAAGAGTTGAAGACAATGCCAATGATTTTAAGGTTTCTTTTGATGATGAATTACACAGAGTAATGATTCATGGTGTTTTGCATTATATGGGTTTTAAAGATAAATCCGAAGAAGAAAAAGAAGAAATGAGAAGTGAAGAAAACAAAGCTTTATCATTATTTAATTTAGAAAAAAAGTAA
- a CDS encoding DUF4175 family protein translates to MLIKFIAIPIFKLIGFRKGISLEESSRIIGAHFPEVGDKLLNVLQLKESVNQSDLILASINQKSAELNPIPFVKAIDFKQNSKYLKYAIIPILIYVISLFTITNGSLTQSLDRVVNHRTAYNPPAPFLFSIANKSLQVIQGKSITINVNTIGNVSPNEAKIIYNNQQYYLQNNGNSSFSYVFTDVQEPINFYVEANGIQSQDYKIQVIGTPTIHNISLDLSYPKYLGRRNETIQNSGNLIVPEGTNITWLVETNQTDSLAFISKNKSDSFSKISADIFEYKKQVRNALNYQISSSNKNLKNYENLQFSVDVIKDEFPLISVTSNIDSITRGVAQFAGQISDDYGLRKLHLVYYDVNNPDKKELFNLQITNQNIQTFFYQFPDGLNLSKGINYELYFQVTDNDYVNGNKSTKSKIFNYRQHTEDELEDQLLQEQRNTINDLENSVQKQKKQQEQLENIQQELQNKKNINWNDKKKVESFIKRQEQYKKMMQRQTDQLQENLDEKQEKDESLQEKKEDLKERIEELKKLEKQQKLLDEIQKMADKLNKEDLVKKAKELAQQNKQQQRSLEKTLEMVKRFYVEQKTMQIANKVEELSRKQSDLEKQEDNSLEAQKDIKKEFEDIKKELEELNKDNEKLKDPMELPDVEEEKKDIDNELKKSEENLEQQNSKQAKQSQKKSSKKMKEMSAKMQKSMMDMQAESMDENIEDLRKILENLVIFSFQQEQLMDKFSETSTTHPDFGKDLKKQNEIKRYFEHIDDSLYVLAMRVPKISTKIQDDLSAAHYNLDQSLYNFSENRFNNGISNQRYVMTATNNLADYLSNILNNMQNNMSMQMGKGKPGKGQGFSLPDLIKKQEGLSKKMKDGMKKGDENGKGKEGNKPEANGKPGEKGEKGSSGKGGKSGDGKNGEKNGEGEGSNDDLDGELYEIFKQQSQLRQELQNAIKESENGNEGGNGNAKKALKSMEELENEILEKGFNSGTLQKMQNLNYELLKLDKAALEQGKDKKRQSNVNQKENNRNKVKALEFKKQFYNQIEILNRQSLPLQQNFKNKVRVYFSDPKKG, encoded by the coding sequence TTGCTGATCAAATTTATTGCTATTCCTATTTTTAAATTGATAGGTTTTAGAAAAGGAATTTCTTTAGAAGAATCATCAAGAATTATTGGTGCTCATTTTCCAGAAGTAGGGGACAAGCTTTTAAATGTTTTACAACTTAAAGAAAGTGTAAATCAATCTGATTTAATTTTAGCGAGTATCAATCAGAAATCTGCAGAACTAAATCCAATACCTTTTGTAAAAGCGATAGATTTTAAACAGAATTCAAAATATTTGAAATATGCAATTATTCCTATTTTAATTTACGTAATAAGTTTGTTTACCATTACAAATGGTTCTTTAACTCAGAGTTTAGACCGAGTTGTAAATCATAGAACTGCTTATAATCCTCCAGCACCATTTTTATTTTCTATTGCAAATAAAAGTTTACAAGTTATTCAAGGAAAATCAATTACTATAAATGTAAATACAATAGGTAATGTAAGCCCAAATGAAGCAAAAATAATTTATAATAATCAACAATATTATTTGCAAAATAATGGCAATTCATCTTTTTCTTATGTGTTTACAGATGTTCAAGAACCCATTAATTTTTATGTAGAAGCAAATGGAATTCAATCTCAAGATTATAAGATTCAAGTAATAGGTACACCAACGATTCATAATATTTCTTTAGATTTAAGTTACCCAAAATATTTAGGAAGAAGAAATGAAACCATTCAAAATTCTGGAAATTTAATTGTTCCAGAAGGCACAAATATTACTTGGTTAGTAGAAACGAATCAAACAGATAGTTTGGCGTTTATCAGTAAAAATAAAAGCGATTCTTTTTCTAAAATTTCTGCGGATATTTTTGAGTACAAAAAACAAGTTAGAAATGCTTTAAATTATCAAATATCATCATCAAATAAAAACCTAAAAAATTACGAGAATTTACAATTTTCTGTGGATGTTATTAAAGATGAATTCCCATTGATTTCTGTAACTTCTAATATTGATAGTATTACTAGAGGTGTTGCTCAATTTGCTGGTCAAATTTCTGATGATTATGGTTTACGAAAATTACATTTGGTTTATTATGATGTAAATAACCCTGATAAAAAAGAGTTATTTAATCTTCAAATAACCAATCAAAATATACAAACTTTTTTTTATCAATTTCCTGACGGATTAAATTTATCTAAAGGAATTAATTATGAATTATATTTTCAAGTAACTGATAATGATTATGTTAACGGAAATAAATCAACAAAAAGTAAAATTTTTAATTACAGACAACATACAGAAGATGAATTAGAAGATCAACTTTTACAAGAACAAAGAAATACTATTAACGATTTAGAAAACTCTGTTCAGAAACAGAAAAAGCAACAAGAACAATTAGAAAATATTCAACAAGAATTACAGAATAAGAAAAACATTAATTGGAACGATAAAAAGAAGGTAGAAAGTTTTATTAAGCGTCAAGAGCAATACAAGAAAATGATGCAAAGACAAACAGATCAGCTTCAAGAAAACTTAGATGAAAAGCAAGAAAAAGACGAATCTTTACAAGAAAAAAAGGAAGATTTAAAAGAGCGAATTGAAGAACTTAAAAAGTTAGAAAAGCAACAAAAATTGTTAGATGAAATTCAGAAAATGGCAGATAAACTAAACAAAGAAGATTTAGTTAAAAAAGCCAAAGAATTAGCACAACAAAACAAACAACAACAGCGTAGTTTAGAGAAGACTTTAGAAATGGTAAAACGTTTTTATGTTGAACAAAAAACAATGCAGATTGCAAATAAAGTAGAAGAGTTATCTAGAAAACAATCTGATTTAGAAAAGCAGGAAGACAATTCTTTAGAAGCTCAGAAAGACATCAAAAAAGAATTTGAAGACATTAAAAAAGAATTGGAAGAACTCAATAAAGATAATGAGAAATTAAAAGATCCAATGGAATTGCCAGATGTTGAGGAAGAAAAAAAGGATATAGATAATGAGCTTAAAAAATCCGAAGAAAATTTAGAACAACAAAATTCTAAACAAGCAAAACAAAGTCAAAAAAAATCTTCTAAGAAGATGAAAGAGATGAGTGCTAAAATGCAAAAATCTATGATGGATATGCAAGCTGAATCTATGGATGAAAACATTGAAGATTTGCGTAAGATTTTAGAAAACTTGGTTATATTTTCTTTTCAGCAAGAACAATTAATGGATAAGTTTAGTGAAACTTCTACCACACATCCAGACTTTGGTAAAGACTTAAAAAAGCAAAATGAAATAAAAAGATACTTTGAACATATAGATGATAGTTTGTATGTTTTGGCAATGCGTGTTCCTAAAATTTCTACTAAAATTCAAGACGATCTTTCTGCTGCACATTATAATTTAGATCAATCTTTATATAATTTTTCTGAAAATAGGTTTAATAACGGAATTTCTAATCAACGTTATGTAATGACAGCTACTAATAATTTGGCAGATTATTTGAGCAATATTTTAAATAATATGCAGAATAATATGTCAATGCAAATGGGCAAAGGAAAACCAGGAAAAGGACAAGGTTTTAGTTTACCAGATTTAATTAAAAAGCAAGAAGGTTTATCTAAGAAGATGAAAGACGGAATGAAAAAAGGTGATGAAAATGGTAAAGGTAAAGAAGGGAATAAACCAGAAGCAAATGGTAAACCAGGAGAAAAAGGAGAGAAGGGTAGCAGTGGAAAAGGTGGTAAATCTGGTGATGGTAAAAACGGAGAAAAGAATGGAGAAGGTGAAGGTTCTAATGATGATTTAGATGGAGAATTGTATGAAATTTTTAAACAACAATCTCAACTAAGACAAGAACTACAAAATGCAATTAAAGAAAGCGAAAACGGAAATGAAGGTGGAAATGGAAATGCTAAAAAAGCATTAAAATCTATGGAGGAATTAGAAAACGAAATCTTAGAAAAAGGTTTCAATTCTGGTACACTTCAAAAAATGCAAAACCTGAATTACGAATTATTAAAACTAGATAAAGCTGCTTTAGAACAAGGTAAAGATAAAAAGCGTCAATCGAATGTTAATCAAAAAGAGAACAATCGTAATAAAGTAAAAGCCTTAGAGTTTAAAAAGCAGTTTTACAATCAAATAGAGATATTAAATAGACAATCACTACCTTTGCAGCAAAATTTTAAAAATAAGGTCAGAGTCTATTTTTCTGATCCTAAAAAAGGTTAA